The Sylvia atricapilla isolate bSylAtr1 chromosome 14, bSylAtr1.pri, whole genome shotgun sequence genome includes the window TGTGCAGTTAGTGGCTTGGCATCCCAGAaatttaagaaatgtttttttagtGGCAGCTGTGGTGTGAGTCTGTCATGGATCCTTTTTGGAGTGTGGTTTTCTACCTTTGTGCAGTAGGTTCTGAGGGAGGCACTGGACATTCCAGCCCTGAAACAGCATTTCTGGCAGCTTTAGCTCGTGGGCAAACCTCTTGTTCAGTGTCCTGCATTATTGTGATGTTTTTGGAAGTTTCAGAGATAAACAGGACTTTATAAACAGGATTcattgctgtgctgagcaggtcACCAGGGTACGCTGTTTCTCCAGAGAAGAATGGGTAAAATATGAAATGTGGCACTACAAATCTGGCTGTTCCTCCTCAAAAGTGAGGAACCCATGTCCTCAGCTGGGTTTGCCAGCTCTGCTTGTCTCCTCAGCCAGTACTCACCCTCTTCTGCCTTAAGGAAATACCCTAAAATGCACTCCAGACCTTCTGTCTGTACTGAGAGATGATTTGTTCACCTTGTCTGTCTGGGGTCTGCTCTCACTGGGgcactgtggctgcagcagcagtctgAGGAGGGATCCAGGTCCTGGGCAGAccttcccaccctcacaggggcTCTGTTTAATTTGGGGCAAGTTCTTCTCCCAGTAAAAACTATGAAACTTCTACAGGATCCTGTCAGTTTTTATGAATCCTGTGAAATGGAGCCAGTGCTGACTCTTTCACAGATGTTACCAAAGAGATAAATCCTGTAGCTGTTGTTTGTCCCAGTTTCTGCTTCCTTTGAAAGgtgaagtgaaaatgaaataacCAAACCTTGATTCCATCACAGAATCCAGATTTCCCAGGTAAAATTTGATTCTCTTGCCTTTCAAGCACACTTAAAtgatggttttttttgtcctggATGAGATTGTGGAAGGGTGAGTTGAATTTCTCCTTggttcctgctgccttttctgccCTGTTTCTGTaactcctgcagggaggggtcTGACCCATGAATCTGAGCTCTGACCAGGAGCAGTGCAGAATGAAATGGATGTTGCTTTGTGAACCTCAACTTCCCAGtgcttcagcagcagagcttcTGTTGGAAGAGCTGTGATCACTCAATAGCTCCTAGCAGTCccttaattattaaaaaaaaaaaaaagtatttaagtTTTTTATTGTGAATAttgtagtatttttttattttaaaactcgAGGTGTTTTGATATTACTTGCAAAGTCAAACGAACAAAGCGTTGCTGATCTCCAAAAATCCTGAGGCCATTTAGGTGTGGGGAAGGTGTGtatatattgtattttttgtgtgtttctgtgctctttgtttACCCAAAGGTTCTGGCAGTCTGAAAAGACACAGATGTGTGGGAGCTGTGCAAGGAATTGACGACGACATTTGAGTTGATGTTGGAAAGGGCTGATTTCCTTTAGGTGTCCAGATACTGTCCATTTGctaataaaacagaagaattgCAGTGACTTCTCTTGCCTTTTTCCCTgccccaaactgctgctcatTCCAACCAGCTGGGACTGCACACTGGAAGGTTTCTCGCTGTTCCTGATGCCATTGTCTGTGAAAGGGCCACGGCAGCATTTGGCTGAACATTTTATTAACGGTGCTTTGGGAGGACTCCCAGAAATGCACACACGCGTGGTGTCAGTGATTCCTGCACTGATAAACCTGCCCAGGTGTAGGTGTGTCAGCCCGTGGCATTTCCACACCTTCTGCTGGGTCTGTTCCTGGATGACTGCGGAGGGAAATGTTTTCTGCCAGCCTCTGGTGGTGGTTGgttcagcagagctctgccagcagctgaaatcTGGATATCTGTGTTGATctttgctggctctgctccctgtttGCCCCTCAGTGCAGTTAGGGTGGGTTAATTTACAGGCTGCATTCACACTGTGGTACCCACAGGCAGGCTGTGATTTCAGGGATTTGTGGGGGAAAAGATGAGGCTTTCTCTGTGAGGGTGTGTTTGTAACAGGTTTTGTTCTCTGCAAGAATAGCTGGgcctcctttcctgcttttgctgTGGCTCTTGGTGCCGTGTGCGTGGGCCTTGTTCTCCCAGAGCTCTGGATGCCCCCGGGCGCTTCTCCCTGCGATCAAAAGCATTTGCAAAAGAACCATTTACAAACAGCCTTTATGGCGGTGAGATCAATATTTCCGTGTTTGAGATCTGCCGGCGGAGCCAGCCGTGAACGCGGCGGTGATGGCCCATTATAGGGGcttttcctcatcctgctgAAACGCACGGGCATTGTTTGGTGTCACCACGGCCAGCCCAggaaatcctgctgctgcaatAGGCAATTTCTGGctctgctggtttggttttgtttttttttttttcctctgcagcaacAGTGAGAGTTGGGAGCTCTCAAACCACCACGTGCAGAAAAGCCTCGGAGCTTGGGGCAGAGCGTTTTGCTTATGGCATGATATATTCCAGAATTCCTGcgagcagggcagggattgggAGCAGTGCTGACCTGCCTGGGagccctgctgtgtgcacagcAGATTTCTTGTCGCCCACAGCCCTGAGGAAATCAGGCTGGTTAAGTAAGAGCTTGTGAAAACCCGAGACGTGCTGTAAAGACATTTGTGTGCTGCCTTTTGAGCTGCTTGGGGTGGTGGTCTCCCCATCCCGGTGGGATCCTGCTCATTGTGAGGGCGAGCTGAGCAAGGGTAATTTTTGTCTGTGCCCACCCCAAATATTCACACTTGAGGTTCAGGGTTGTACGTGCTCCCCGTGCAGGAAGTCTGGAGTGATTCCTggctggggaaaggaaagggccTGTGCTCGTGTTGTGTTTCCCGGAGACAAAGTGATGGATTCTCAAACAAAATTCTGTCCCTTTGGTAaggagccagccctgggctggagcaggctctgggTCTGTAATTACACGTCCAACCTGTTGGAGAGTTTTTTGCTCAGCCTTTGCTATCCTTTGTAATCCGAGCAGCAGCGGGCTCCCGTGGGATGATGATGCCCTTGGCACACAAACCGCTCGCTGTTCAGGCACCTTCTTTTGCCCGGGGCAGAAAGTCCGAGCGCAAAGCTTGAAAAACGCCCTTGCTGCTGCATGAGGCAGGCAGGACCCAGCCTGCTCCCTTCCCTCGGCCGGGCACCGAGCTCTGTGATGGCAGAGCACATGGAGAACGTGCTGGGACAAAGGGCAGCGGGAGCGCGGTGCTGCCGGGGCGATGGATGGAGTGAGGAGCGGAGGGCAGCGGGATGGATGCTCGCAGGGGATGGATGCTCGCAGGGGGATGGATGCTCGCAGGGGATGGATGCTCGCAGGGGATGGATGATCGCAGGGGATGGATGCTCGCAGGGGATGGGTGATCGCAGGGGGATGGATGATCGCAGGGGATGGATGCTCGCAGGGGATGGATGCTCGCAGGGGATGGATGCTCGCAGGGGATGGGTGATCGCAGGGGGATGGATGCTCGCAGGGGGATGGATGCTCGCAGGGGATGGATGCTCGCAGGGGATGGATGATCGCAGGGGATGGATGATCGCAGGGGATGGATGCTCGCAGGGGGATGGATGCTCGCAGGGGATGGATGCTCGCAGGGGGATGGATGCTCGCCGGCAGTGTTAGCACCGTGTCATTCCCCACGGTGTCCCCCCAGTGTCTCCGCCCCGCGGTGCCCGGTGCCGCCTCccccgtgccgtgccgtgccgtgccgtgccgggctcggggcggggcggggggctcgggggcCGAGCCTGCGGGAGaggcgggccggggcgggcgctgccggcCCCGCTCTCCGCGCCAtggccccgccgcccgccgcgctgCCGCTGCTGCCGGCCCTGGCCGCGCTCCTGGCCGCGCTCccggccgcgcccgccgcccgcgccgcgccgcgcTCCATCGGTACGCGGGGGATGGCACGGCGTGGGGCTGGGGTGGCACGGGGTGGGCATCCGGGGCATCCAGGGAAGGAGCGGGCCGCCTGCCTGCCCCGCCGGGGCCGGCACAGAGCGTTCCGCAAGCGCTGAGCGGCGGAGGGGCTCGGCAGCCCTGCATCCCCGCGCATCCCCCCGCATCCCCGCGCATCCCCGCGCATCCCCCCGCATCCCCGCGCATCCCCGCGCATCCCCCCGCATCCCCCTGCATCCCCCCGCATCCCCGCGCATCCCCCCGCATCCCCCCGCATCCCCGCGCATCCCCGCGCATCCCCCCGCATCCCCGCCCTCGCAGGCGGCGCTGGCGCTTCCCCACCGCGGCCGGGGGAACGGCGGGACCCTCCGCGCCCCCGAGGCGCTGCTGACCCGGCCTCTGGCCGCTCTCGCCCGCAGCCGTGGTGGGCGCCGGGCTGGGGGGCTCGGCCTCCGCGtatttcctgcagcagcacttcgGGCCGCAGGTGCAGCTGGACGTGTACGAGGCGGCGGGCGTGGGAGGGCGCCTGGCCACCGTCACCGTCAACAAGCAGCAGTATGAGAGCCGGGGAGCCTCCATCCACGCCCTCAGCCTCCACATGCAGGACTTCGTCAAGATCCTGGGTGAGACTGGGCGGCTCAGCGCTGCTTGCGTGGTTTCCCTCGCTGAGCTGCGGGGCCGGGACACCGCCGGGCTCTGTGCTTGGGGCAGTGGGGAGGGTTTCTGCCAGTGCCCCATGGCACCTCAGGCGTGTGGTGATCCCCTTGCTGTCCGTGCATGCCTGCCCTGTTGTGCcctggagagagaaagggaCGGGGTGGTCACCACCAGGTGGTGGAGTTAGTGTTGGAGGGTTGTTCACAAACCCCTGCCAGTctgtcccagcaggcagcagcagctccatgagACACCCCAATGTGATGTGGGAACCTCTCAATCCTGATGCTCCTCCAAAAGCATCTTTGCCcatctccctccctgctgggccGTGTCCAGGGCTGgcctttcccaggagccaggccAGGGAGTGACAGCCacgctgtccctgtgctctcaCAGGCCTCAAGCACCGGCGGGAGGTGGCCGGGAAAAGCGCCATCTTCAGCGGGGAGCACTTTGTCCTGGAGGAGACCGACTGGTACCTGCTCAACCTCTTCCGCCTCTGGTGGCACTACGGCATCAGCTTCCTGCGCCTGCAGATGTGGGTGGAGGAGGTGATGGAGAAGTTCATGAGGTAGGAGAGCCCAAGTGTCGCAACAGGACACGGAGTAAAGCTGTTTGACTgcagtcaggaggcagcagaaatcagaaggtttatttacagttcattcagcccttttataaccTGCTGCACTAAAAGGCacgttattggtccatagggctgacacctctgccATTGGCTCAGTGACAGAGATAGCAAACAACTCCTGTTGtcatgggaaaggaatattgtttacacaaggctgtttggggaaaaagaaaactgtaaaaagtTTCCCTTGAGAAGAGCTAGCTCAGAAAATATCAAGCCCACACCcaaggggctgggggcaggtgTTTCCCTGTCACCAGAGTGCCACCAGGTGccccctgctgctgtcccctgcaggaTCTACAAGTACCAGGCACACGGCTACgccttctccagcctggaggagctgctgcgCTCGCTGGGGGGTGAGGCCTTTGTGAACATGACCCAGCGCTCGGTGGCCGAGTCCCTGCTGGAGGTGGGGGTCACCCAGCGCTTCGTGGACGATGTCATCGCCGCCGTGCTGCGCTCCAGCTACGGCCAGTCCGTGCTGGTGCCCGCCTTTGCAGGTGAAGCCACCTCGTCTGGCCGTGTGAcacccctcagtgtcccctctgcGGCCCAGGCTGTGGGGCCTCACCCTCATCTTCCTCGTCTTGCAGGGGCCATGTCGCTGGcgggagcccagggcagcacctgGGCGGTGGAAGGAGGGAATAAGCTGGTGTGTTCGGGTCTGCTGAAGCTGACCAAAGCCAATGTCATCTCAGCCAGGGTGACAGGcatctccctgcacagctcGGGTGAGCCTGGGCACGGCTCTGGGTGCACCAGGGTGGGAGGTTGGTTGGTGGTGACAGCATGGGAGTGCTGTGGTTGGAGGGCATCCTCGGCCTGCTGAGGCATTTGGGAGAGGGCCTGAGGGTCTGTCCTTCTCCCTTTGATCCAGAGGGgaccctgcagcaccagcctcagccctgaggttcccctccctcccaccctcctGAGGTCCATGATGTTCTACTGTGGCACCGTCCTTGTTCCACCACAGCAGAAGAATATCTGGGGGCTGGGATCTGGGCTGTGTTCCCCTGAATCCTCTTTGCCCTCATTGTGTTGGGCTGCTCTGGAAACATTTTCCCAGAGTCATAATGAAACCTTTCTGCCATCCTAAGGCATCAGCAACTCACCCATAACCATCAGGTGCTGTGGTGTGTGCTGGAAAACCAGGGGATGGAGGTCAGGTTGGAAAAAAGAGGGTCAGGGCAGCACCAGCTGggcctcagggctgctctgactGTCCCGTGTCTCTTTTCAGAGGGGAGAGCCCTGTACCAGGTCCACTACGAGAGCACCGAAGGCCAGGGCTCGGCTTTCTACGACCTGGTGGTGGTGACCACTCCGCTGCATCCCAGCAGGAGCAACTTCACCTTCGAGAACTTCGACCCGCCCATCGCCGACCTCCCCGGAGCCTTCCAGCCCTCCGTCACCTCGGTGGTGCACGGCTACCTCAACTCCTCCTA containing:
- the PCYOX1L gene encoding prenylcysteine oxidase-like, whose protein sequence is MQDFVKILGLKHRREVAGKSAIFSGEHFVLEETDWYLLNLFRLWWHYGISFLRLQMWVEEVMEKFMRIYKYQAHGYAFSSLEELLRSLGGEAFVNMTQRSVAESLLEVGVTQRFVDDVIAAVLRSSYGQSVLVPAFAGAMSLAGAQGSTWAVEGGNKLVCSGLLKLTKANVISARVTGISLHSSEGRALYQVHYESTEGQGSAFYDLVVVTTPLHPSRSNFTFENFDPPIADLPGAFQPSVTSVVHGYLNSSYFGFPDPKLFPFTSILTTDTPDLFFHAMDNICPVNISAAFRRKQPQEAAVWRVLSQQPLDKPQLKTLFRSYYSVQVTEWQTYPRYDSAKALPPVVLHENLFYLSGVEWVASSMEMVAVAAKNVALLAYNRWHQELEKIDQKDLMHKVKTEL